TCGGTGTCCTCCACGACGTCGTGGAGGACCGCGGCCATCTTCTCCGTGTCGCTCTCCATGGGGAGCATGACCCGCAGGGGGTGGAGCACGTAGGGTGCGCCGGCCTTGTCCACCTGGCCCCGGTGGGCGCTCACGGCCAGGGCGATGGCGTCCTCCAGGCAGGCCCGGCCGGCCGCCTCGGAGGTCTTCGGGAGGGCCGGTCCGTCGCTCACCCCGAGCACCCTGCGTGCGCGAGCCTTGGTCATCTCCATCCTCCTTGGTCGGCATTCACCGCACGTTCATCCCCCGCCGGAGAGGAGCGCCGTTCCGGTGTGCTCCAGGTCGCGGCGGCAGCGGGGGCAGAGGGGCGCTTCGGAACCCACGCCGTAGAACACCCGGCCGATGTCGGCCAGGGGGCCCAGGGACTCTTCCTCGCGGGACCGCTGCCCCTCGGGCCCGGGGTCGAAGGCAGTGCCGCACTTCGCGCAGAGCTCCATCTTCTCCTCCTTTCGTCCGAGCCTACTCCCCCACTGCCCACGTGCGCACCAGGGCGAACTGGGCCGGGGTCTCCGGGGAGCCCTCCGGGTCGGGGACGTCGTGCGCCCGGCGCAGCTCCACGATCGCCCGCAGGGCCCGCTCCCGGGCCCAGGAGGGGTCTGCCGTGCCGAGCAGGCGCGGGGCGTGGCGGACGAGCCAGCAGGCGACCACGGTGCCGGTGCGTCCCCGGCCTCCCAGGCAGTGGAGGTAGACGGGACGGCCCTCTCGGGCGTCCCGATCGAGGCGGTCCAGGAGCGCCCGCATGCCGGCCCGGGTCGGCACCGACAGGTCCGGGACCGGCAGCTGGAGATAGGCCGCCGCCGGCCCGCCGTTTCCGGCCGCCTCCGTCAGCAGCGGCGCGTAGGGGACGAGCCGCCCCAGCCGGGTAACCTCGCCGGGCTCGGTGAGGTCGACGAAGGAGCGCACCCCCTGGCCTCGGAGCCAGGCGAGCTTGGCCCGGGCGTCGGCCGGGTGCGGCGAGCCGGGGTAGGCCCCGGCCAGGAGGCGCCCGGGCTCGACCCAGTAGGAGGCAAGCCCCTTCGGGGCGCTCACGGGGTTGCCTGCGCGGGGGCGATCCCCTTGTCGCAGCCGGCACTAGTCTCTGGGCCTGCGGGACTCCGGAAGCCGGCCTGGCCCTGGCTTCGCCTCCGACCCTGGCGCGGGCGCTTCGGGGTGGCCCCGGTTCCCGGGACGTCCTGCCGCCAGCAGTGGGGGAGCCCGAAGCGCCGATAGAAGCGGGCCACCACCGAGCCCATCTCGCAGGTGAGGCGCCCCAGGGTCTCGTTCCAGACCGCCTCGGGCACGCCCCCGTAGAAGGCCTCGGCGATGCCGCCGGAAATCGCGGCCTGGGTGTCGGCGTCGCCCCCCAGGGACACGGCCTTTCGCACCGCGTCCTCGTAGGACCCGGACTCGAGGAACGCGGTGACCGCCTCGGGCACCGAGCCCTGACAGGTCTCGTCGAAGCGGTAGCCGGGGCGGATTTGGGCCAGCGTGCGGTCGAGCCGGTAGCCGATGGTCTCCTCGATGAAGCGGCGAAGCTCTTCTTTCGACGCCCCCCGGCGCGCCAGGAAGACGCACCCCGCGGCGGCCCGGGCGCCCCGAATCCCCTCGGGGTGGCCGTGGGTGACCGCGGCGCTTCGCGTCGCCTCGACCAGGACCTCGTCGAGGGTGTCGAAG
The nucleotide sequence above comes from Thermodesulfobacteriota bacterium. Encoded proteins:
- a CDS encoding ADP-ribosylglycohydrolase family protein — protein: MIGAIAGDIIGSAYEFAPTKREDFPLFGDLSTFTDDTVLTVATADALLGGRDYAEVYRAWGCRYPDQSYGSLFRQWLRADDPRPYGSYGNGSAMRVSPLGWAFDTLDEVLVEATRSAAVTHGHPEGIRGARAAAGCVFLARRGASKEELRRFIEETIGYRLDRTLAQIRPGYRFDETCQGSVPEAVTAFLESGSYEDAVRKAVSLGGDADTQAAISGGIAEAFYGGVPEAVWNETLGRLTCEMGSVVARFYRRFGLPHCWRQDVPGTGATPKRPRQGRRRSQGQAGFRSPAGPETSAGCDKGIAPAQATP